A window of the Haloarcula litorea genome harbors these coding sequences:
- a CDS encoding DUF456 domain-containing protein: protein MPGAPLSVAGVLVYWWATGEPGTVLLVVLVLIGVLTWVVDFVGGAVAARVGGASNLTAVVAGLVGLVLFFVTGPLGIILGVTATVFAVEFYRQQDARKGLKAALVTTAGMLASGVVQALLTGSILVAMVGVALL, encoded by the coding sequence GTGCCCGGCGCGCCGCTGTCCGTCGCGGGCGTGCTCGTCTACTGGTGGGCCACCGGCGAGCCCGGCACCGTCCTGCTGGTCGTGCTGGTGCTGATCGGCGTCCTGACGTGGGTCGTCGACTTCGTCGGGGGCGCGGTCGCGGCCCGCGTCGGCGGCGCGTCGAACCTGACGGCCGTCGTCGCCGGCCTCGTCGGCCTCGTCCTGTTCTTCGTGACGGGGCCGCTGGGGATCATCCTCGGCGTCACCGCGACCGTCTTCGCCGTGGAGTTCTACCGCCAGCAGGACGCGAGGAAGGGGCTGAAGGCGGCGCTGGTGACCACCGCCGGGATGCTCGCCTCCGGGGTCGTGCAGGCGCTCCTGACCGGCTCCATCTTAGTGGCGATGGTCGGCGTCGCGCTGCTATGA